AGCGCGACATCCTTCAGGCCGAGCGCCTGTATGGCGAGCACCTGATCGCGGGCCATTTCTGCGAGGGAATATCCCGGTTCCACGTCCTTGCGCCGGTCAAAAAAATAGAGCGTGTAGTCTTCCGCGAACATCTTGTACTGCACTTGCAGCGACGCGGCTGACTTCATCACGCTCTTGATGGCGAGTCCGGGTATAACGACCAGCGGTTTTGCGCCGTTCCCGAACTGCGCATATTCCATTTCGAATCCGTCGGTGCGGACACAGTGCACAAGATTTTCGCTCATGCACTAAAAGATAGCAACTACTTGAGGTAGTAACTTATGCCGCCCGTGGCAGACCAGTGCCAGCCGCGAAATTCCCCGAGGGTGTTCGCGACGCCCATGCGCGCTTCCCATCTGTCGGTGATGCGGTAGCCGACGGTAAAGTATTCCGTCATGACCAGCGGCATGTCGAAGTTGGCGATTGTGTTCCCCTCTTTCGCGAAAATGCTCCCGCCAGACGTTGTGGGGAAGGCCGGGTCGGGCCTGTAGACGCTGAACGAGAAATTGAACGATAACGGTCCGTTGTAGATGCTCGCGAAGCCGCCGTAGGTAATGGTGCCTCCCGTCGTAGACGAATCTGCGAAGAAATGCTTGCTGAAGTCTTCCCAAACAAGGAACTGGTCGCAGCTGTATTCCGTTCCGGAGTAGTTGAATTTGCGGGCGTACATCCATGCGCCAATCGAAAGCCCCGCTTCGAAGTGCTTGGTGTTCACGCCAATGATCAAGTCGGCGCTCAGGCCCTTGTTCACGGCGACGGATCCGCCCCACAAGAACCAGTTCCTCTTGGCGAGAAGGTCGATGGATGCCGTCACGATGGGGAAGGTTACGTTGTATGTCCCGTCGACATTTTCCTTTACCTCTTCGCGTTTGAAATCACGGCAGTTGGTTATGCCGCTGCAGTTTTCCATCTTGTTGGTGATGCCGGAAAGTTTTTCTTTTTCCGACTTGCCCAGGTTGATGTTTCCGGACGCGCGAATCTTGAACGTTTTGGGTTCCTGATAATTGCCGACACCGCGCAGTTCCGGGGCCGTAGGCGCTTCCATGTCGAATTGTTCTACGTGGCCGTAATCTCGGGTCATGGAACATCCGGAAAGGAGAGCGGCAAAACCGATGCATAATGTTAAAATTTTTTTCATATGTCTCAAATATAAAACCGGTTTGGCGTTTTGGACCCCTAAAGAGGTGTTTTTCGGATAAAATGCAATATTTCATGACGACAGGAATAAAAAAACGCCTTTGCATTTATATATATTCCCTTGCACAGGAGACACCATGAAAAAATCGCTTATTTTGTTCTGCTCTTTCGCGCTGGCCTTGATGGGGGCCGGCTGCAGCGACTCACAGACCTCCGACAAGGATGGCGCCGGTACGAATGCTTCGGTAAAGGTTGCCAAGAAGGCCGCGGGCAAGGAGCTGCGCGACATCGCCGGCACCAAGACGCTTGTGCTTGGAAACGGCGCGATAGTCACCTGGATTCAGGATAACGTCGGCGAAAAGTATATGCCGCGCAGCCTGTTTAGCGATGCGAGCGATTCGCTGTTCAATAGCTTGAACAAGCCGGAGGGTCTCCCCGCTTCGGTAGGTACGTTCCTTGTTCGGGTCGATGGCGCGAACATCCTGTTCGATGCCGGTTTCGGGGCTTTCGGCGGGAAGATGCTGAGCCGCCTTATGTCCCTGGGTATCGCTCCCGAAAACGTCCAGTTTGTCTACCTGACTCATTTCCATATGGACCACATCGCGGGCCTCATCTCGAAGGATAGCACGGGCCGCCTCGCCAAGACGTTCCCGAACGCGGCGCTGTATGCGAGCAAGGCGGAATACGACGCCTGGATGAACAGCATTCCCCAAAACGAAATGCAGAAGAATATCATGGGGCTCTACAAGGATAGCCTTCATTTGTTCGAGTTCGGGGACGAACTGCCCAAGGGCGTGACCACGATTGACGCAGTCGGGCATACGCCGGGCCATACCGCCTTCCAAATTTCGAACCTGCTTGTCATCGGCGACCTGATGCACGGCTACGCGCTGCAGAAGGACCATCCCGAAATCAATTCCAACTACGACATGGACAAGCCCAAAGCCGCCGAGAGCCGCAAGCGCATTCTGCAATACGCCCGCGACAACAAGCTCCTGATGGCCGGCATGCACCTGCCGCCTCCGGGATTCGCTGAATAAGCCCTTTTTATTGCATTCATAATCCCTTGCCAGGATTCTTTTATTTTGTTATAATTTGATAATGGTTATCAAATTTAGAAAGGCATGGAAAAAATGAATTACAAGACCAAGCAGCAGGATTTGCTCCTTTCTTGCTTCAAAGCTATGCGGAACCGCCATTTTACGGCGGAAGACGTTCGCGCCTATTTCTTGAAAAAGAATATCCCCATCGGTATCGCCACCATCTACAGGCAGATGGAAAAATTCGTATCGGCGGGTACCGTGCAAAAATATTTCCTCGGGGAACAGAACGCCGCCTGCTTCGAATATTCGGGCGACGACTGCCACAAGGAAGTTTCGCATTTTCACCTCAAGTGCGAAAATTGCGGCAAACTCATCCATCTTGAATGCCATGACCTCGAAAAGCTCGGCTCGCACCTGATGGCCGAACACGGCTTTACGCTGGACCCCTTCCGTACTGTTTTTTACGGGCTTTGCCAGAACTGCGGGGCTGCCGCCAGGATATAAAGATTTCCATATAACAAAAGGATTCTTATGAAAAAGAATAAGAAACCGGTGATACTGATCACCGGGTATTTGGGCTCGGGTAAAACTACCCTTTTGAACAACCTCCTCAAGCAAGAGAAGAGGAAGGTTGCCCTTATCGTGAACGATATGGGGAGCATCAACGTCGACGCCGAAATCTTAAAGAAGAACGGTTCGAACGTTACCGAATGCCCGATGTTCGAACTGCAAAACGGCTGCATATGCTGCACTTTGCGCGACGAGTTCATCCAGCAGATTGAAAGGATTTCCAACCTCAGTTCCGTCGAGGTCGTGTTCGTCGAAGCCTCCGGCATCAGCGATCCCGGCGCCGTGAGCGCGAGCTTCCTCGCTTACGAGGAAGACAATCCCGATACGAACGTGTATTTGACCTCCATCGTCACGGTCGTCGACGCCGACAGAATCTACCGCGAGTTCCTTAGCGATTTGAAGCAACGAAAAGAAATGAAGGACAGCCTGGCGGAAAAATACGACCTGTCGCAAGAAGAAATTTCGACGCTCATCGTGGACCAGATTGAATTCTGCAACTTTATCATTTTGAACAAGTGCGACTTGCTCAGTGCGGAACAGCTCAAGGAAGTCGAGTCCATCGTGCGAGACTTCCAGCCCCGCGCGCCGATTCTCCACTCGGTCAACGGCGACATCGACATTGAAAAAATCATGACGACAAAGCCGTTCAATTACGACCAGATTGATTCTTCTTCCGCAATCCAGAAGGCGACGGCGAGCCTTACGCAGCCGGGCCGCAAAAAAGAAGGTTGCGTTGACGAGTACGGAATCTCCTCGTTCATTTTCGAAGCACGGCAACCGTTCAACAGAAACCGCTTTATGGAATTTGTCAACAACCGCTATCCGTCGCAGCTCATTCGTTCCAAGGGTTACATCTGGTTCTCGGATGCAAGCAAGGACGTGCAACTGTTCGAACAGGCCGGCAGGAATTCTTCCGTGATGCCCGTTTCTTACTGGATTGCCGCTTTACGCGAAGACCAGAAACAGGCGTATCTCGCGGACAATCCTGAACTTCGGGAGAATTGGGATTCTCGATTCGGCGACCGCGAAAACCAGGTCGTATTTATCGGCAAAGGCTATAACAAGGACGACATCATGCTCGAACTCGAGAAGTGCCTTGACGAAAGAGCGTACGCTTGACTTTTTTCCTACCTAAAACCCAAAGAGACGTTCCGCTTGGAACGTCTCTCTTTAAATGCTTTTGGTTTCGCGGAATAGAAAAAAATTTTAGGGATCGAAAATTAGCATTCTCGGGCCTGACATCGTGAATATGGCGTTCACAAAAACATTTTCTTTTTTTGCAAAATAGCCAACTTCAAGATTGAAAAACCATAGCAAGTCAAAACGGACGGATGCACCGTAGTCAAATCCCGTCGAAGAAAACCAACCCACCTGGGGGCCTACCCCAACACCAGCCAAAGCATGAAAACACTGGATGCTTGGATGGAGTAAAATTCCATGTTCGTGGTCGGTGAAGTCATAAACATACCTAGTACGGATAAACCACACAAACGCATAATTCGGAGCCCATGGGCCTTTTGTATTTTCAGGACGTTTTTGTGCATAGATTAAACCAGACGGTATAAGCCACCATTCCAATCCGGCCACGAACATATTTCCGCCGCCCACCTCTAACCCAAGAGGCAGTGGTATATTATCTGAGGCTTTTTTCTTAGGTGTGTAAGTTGAATCACCTTCCGCCATTGAAACACTCGGCAAGAACAAGGCCAAGGCAAAAATAAGATTCCTAACAAACTTCATTGTCATGAATATAAAAAAATATCCCCGGAGTTTTTTATTCCGGGGATAGAGTATTTCGGATTCGTAGAGCGATTAAGCGTTGATGCTTCGCACCCAAACCTTGCTAGGCTTTTACAGTCGTGAAGGCGAAAGCCTCTCCGTCGGCTTCGTTGGCTTCGAGACCATCGGCAGATGCAGCCCAAGCAATCTTCACAGCCTGAGTTTCGCCGGCGATGTAAGCTTCGTTTTCGGCAACGGCCTGCTTGAAGACTTCGCTTGCGCTGAACAAGGTCACTTCGATCTTGTCCGTGATGGCGTAGTCCTGGTCCTTGCGGCGGTTCTGGATGCGGTTCACGAGTTCGCGAGCCACGCAGGCGCGGCGCAGGTCATCGGTAATCTTCAGGTCGAGAGCCACGGTAAAGTGCTGGTTTGCTTCCACGGCGAGGCCTTCCGGCACGATGCGGCTGAGCATCAAGCAGTCGGCACCGACTTCACCGAAGTCGAACTTAATGGCTTCACCACCCTGCAGGGCCTTGATTTCGTCAACCGTGAGGCTGTTGAGCTTGGCGGAAATCACCTTCATGTTCTTCGCATAGTCCGGGCCCTTCGCCTTGATGGCGAGGAAGTTCGGCTTGGCGGAGAGCTTCACCAGCTTGGTTTCGTCTTCGAGGAACTGCATTTCGCGAACGTTGAGTTCTTCGAGAATCAAGTCCTTCATGGTCTCGGCGACGTTCTTTTCTTCGGTGCCGTGAGCAACGACCGTCATGCTTGCAATCGGCATTCGGTTCTTTACGTTGTTCGTAGCGCGGATGACGCGGCCCATTTCGACCATGCCACGCACCATGGCGATGCGTTCCACGAGGGCTTCGTCCATGAGGGACTTGTCGGCACTCGGGAATTCGCAGAGGTGCACGCTCACCGGAGCGTTAGCATCGACTTCGCGGACGAGAATCTGGTAGATTTCTTCGGCAAGGAGCGGGAGGAACGGAGCGAGAATCTTGGAGAAGTCCACCAGCACCTTGTACATGGTGGCGTAGGCGGCGTTCTTGTCGCCATCGTTTTCGCTCTTCCAGAAACGGCGGCGGCTACGACGCACGTACCAGTTCGTGAGGTCATCCACAGCGGCGATCACGGCGGGCACCACGTTGTACAGGCGATAGGCCTTCATTTCCACTTCGACATTGGCAGCCAAATCCTGCAAGGTAGCAAGCATCCAGCGGTCCAGTTCGTTGTCGCTCTTGACTTCCTGACCCGGCCGCCAGTTCAGCTGGCCCTTGGCGGCGTCGGCATTGTGGTTAGACACAAAGAAGGCAACGGCGTTCCAAAGCGGGAGCATCACCTGCTTCACGATACCCTTCACGCCTTCTTCGCTGAAGCGCAGGTCTTCGGCCTTGAGGGCGGCGGAGTTGATCATGAACAAGCGGATGGCGTCAGCACCGGTGCGTTCGATCAAATCGTTAGGGTCCGGGTAGTTGCGCTTGGACTTACTCATCTTGGAGCCGTCTTCGGCCAAGATAATACCGTTCACAATCACGTTCTTGAAGGCCGGCTTCTGGAACAAAGCGTTAGAAAGCACGGTCAGCGTGTAGAACCAGCCACGGGTCTGGTCCAAACCTTCGGCAATAAAGTCAGCCGGGAAACTTGCTTCCACCACTTCCTTGTTTTCGAACGGGTAGTGGCGGCTAGCATACGGCATAGAACCGGATTCGAACCAGCAGTCGAAAACTTCAGGCGTACGACGGTAAACCTTGCCGTTCTTTTCGATGGTGAGCTTGTCCACAAAGTGCTTGTGCAGGTCATCGAGCTTCACGCCGGTGAGCTGCTGCAGTTCTTCGATAGAGCCCACAGCAATCATGTCGCCGTCATCAGAGAGCCACACCGGAATCGGCGTACCCCAGAAGCGGTTACGGGAAAGGTTCCAGTCGCGGGCGCCTTCGAGCCACTTGCCGAAACGGCCGTTCTTGATGTGGTCCGGGACCCAGTTCACGGTCTGGTTGTTTTCGACCATCCATTCCTTCAAAGTCTTGGTCACGCCGTCCTTATTCGTAACAGGAGCGTCGATCTTCAAGAACCAAGTCTTGAGGGCGCGGTAAATCAGAGGAACGCCGGTACGCCAGCAGTGGGGGTAGCTATGCACAATCGTGTCCTGCTTGAACACGCGGCCCTGTTCCTTGAAGAAGCGGATAATTTCCTTGTCGGCTTCCTTAGCGCCAAGGCCCTTCCACATCGGGACCTTGTCGGTGAACTTGCCTTCGGTATCGAGCGGGTCGAAAAGGCCGAGGTCGAGTTCAGCACCCTTCTGGAAGTCTTCTTCACCGAAGGAGGGAGCGGTATGCACGGCGCCAGTACCGTCTTCGGTACTCACGTAGTCGGCGGGGTAAATCTTGTAGTGGCGGGACAGCTGGTCCGGTGTCACGAATTCATCGGAAATACGGGAAAGCGGTTCGTAGTCCTTGCCCACGAGTTCAGAGCCCTTGCAGGTATCCACAATGTTCGGGTTCTTGAAGTAGGCGGCGGTACGGCTTGCGGCAATCCAGTACTTCTTGCCGTCCTGTTCCACAAGGTTGTAGTCCATATCCGAACCCACAACGATGCAGAAGTTGGAGTACAACGTCCACGGAGTCGTCGTCCACACGAGGATGCTCGTGTCCTTGAACTTGGCTTCGTTAGAGTTAATCGGGAAAATCAACGTGAGGGACGGGTCCTGACGGTCCTTATAGCCCTGGTTGGTTTCGAAGTTCGAAAGCGGAGTAGCGAGGGCCGGGCTGTACGGCTGGATGCGGTAGCCCTGGTAGATGAGGCCCTTGTCGAAGCACTGCTTGAACACCCACCACACGGATTCCATGAAGTTCTTGTCCATGGTCTTGTAGCCGGTGTCGAAGTCCACCCAGCGGCCCATGCGGCGCACGGTCTTCTTCCATTCGCTCGTGTACTTGAGCACCTTGCTGCGGCAGGTTTCGTTGAACTTGTCGACGCCGAGGTTCTGGATTTCGGCAACGCCCGCGAGGCCCAGTTCGTTCTGCACGAGAGATTCAATCGGAAGACCGTGGCAGTCCCAACCGAAACCACGCGGAACCTTCTTGCCCTTCATGGTCCAGTAACGCGGCACGATGTCCTTGATGGTACCGGCCAGCAAGTGACCGTAGTGCGGAAG
This DNA window, taken from Fibrobacter sp., encodes the following:
- a CDS encoding Fur family transcriptional regulator; translation: MEKMNYKTKQQDLLLSCFKAMRNRHFTAEDVRAYFLKKNIPIGIATIYRQMEKFVSAGTVQKYFLGEQNAACFEYSGDDCHKEVSHFHLKCENCGKLIHLECHDLEKLGSHLMAEHGFTLDPFRTVFYGLCQNCGAAARI
- a CDS encoding GTP-binding protein, producing the protein MKKNKKPVILITGYLGSGKTTLLNNLLKQEKRKVALIVNDMGSINVDAEILKKNGSNVTECPMFELQNGCICCTLRDEFIQQIERISNLSSVEVVFVEASGISDPGAVSASFLAYEEDNPDTNVYLTSIVTVVDADRIYREFLSDLKQRKEMKDSLAEKYDLSQEEISTLIVDQIEFCNFIILNKCDLLSAEQLKEVESIVRDFQPRAPILHSVNGDIDIEKIMTTKPFNYDQIDSSSAIQKATASLTQPGRKKEGCVDEYGISSFIFEARQPFNRNRFMEFVNNRYPSQLIRSKGYIWFSDASKDVQLFEQAGRNSSVMPVSYWIAALREDQKQAYLADNPELRENWDSRFGDRENQVVFIGKGYNKDDIMLELEKCLDERAYA
- a CDS encoding MBL fold metallo-hydrolase, with the protein product MKKSLILFCSFALALMGAGCSDSQTSDKDGAGTNASVKVAKKAAGKELRDIAGTKTLVLGNGAIVTWIQDNVGEKYMPRSLFSDASDSLFNSLNKPEGLPASVGTFLVRVDGANILFDAGFGAFGGKMLSRLMSLGIAPENVQFVYLTHFHMDHIAGLISKDSTGRLAKTFPNAALYASKAEYDAWMNSIPQNEMQKNIMGLYKDSLHLFEFGDELPKGVTTIDAVGHTPGHTAFQISNLLVIGDLMHGYALQKDHPEINSNYDMDKPKAAESRKRILQYARDNKLLMAGMHLPPPGFAE
- the ileS gene encoding isoleucine--tRNA ligase, encoding LPHYGHLLAGTIKDIVPRYWTMKGKKVPRGFGWDCHGLPIESLVQNELGLAGVAEIQNLGVDKFNETCRSKVLKYTSEWKKTVRRMGRWVDFDTGYKTMDKNFMESVWWVFKQCFDKGLIYQGYRIQPYSPALATPLSNFETNQGYKDRQDPSLTLIFPINSNEAKFKDTSILVWTTTPWTLYSNFCIVVGSDMDYNLVEQDGKKYWIAASRTAAYFKNPNIVDTCKGSELVGKDYEPLSRISDEFVTPDQLSRHYKIYPADYVSTEDGTGAVHTAPSFGEEDFQKGAELDLGLFDPLDTEGKFTDKVPMWKGLGAKEADKEIIRFFKEQGRVFKQDTIVHSYPHCWRTGVPLIYRALKTWFLKIDAPVTNKDGVTKTLKEWMVENNQTVNWVPDHIKNGRFGKWLEGARDWNLSRNRFWGTPIPVWLSDDGDMIAVGSIEELQQLTGVKLDDLHKHFVDKLTIEKNGKVYRRTPEVFDCWFESGSMPYASRHYPFENKEVVEASFPADFIAEGLDQTRGWFYTLTVLSNALFQKPAFKNVIVNGIILAEDGSKMSKSKRNYPDPNDLIERTGADAIRLFMINSAALKAEDLRFSEEGVKGIVKQVMLPLWNAVAFFVSNHNADAAKGQLNWRPGQEVKSDNELDRWMLATLQDLAANVEVEMKAYRLYNVVPAVIAAVDDLTNWYVRRSRRRFWKSENDGDKNAAYATMYKVLVDFSKILAPFLPLLAEEIYQILVREVDANAPVSVHLCEFPSADKSLMDEALVERIAMVRGMVEMGRVIRATNNVKNRMPIASMTVVAHGTEEKNVAETMKDLILEELNVREMQFLEDETKLVKLSAKPNFLAIKAKGPDYAKNMKVISAKLNSLTVDEIKALQGGEAIKFDFGEVGADCLMLSRIVPEGLAVEANQHFTVALDLKITDDLRRACVARELVNRIQNRRKDQDYAITDKIEVTLFSASEVFKQAVAENEAYIAGETQAVKIAWAASADGLEANEADGEAFAFTTVKA